The Chitinophagaceae bacterium genome window below encodes:
- a CDS encoding DMT family transporter — translation MKHNSWFIYALVTTVFWGVWGAFIEIPEKAGFPATLGYITWSLTMIIPAVIGMKLTGWKLDTHKKAVTHGLIIGFSGSVGQLLLFQALRTGPAYLVFPFISLSPLVTIFLSLKFLKEKASSKSWFGIALAIIAIPLLSYQPPETGQRFGVWWIFLALLVFLLWGIQAYFMKVANNHTTAESIFFYMMISGIGLIPVAVLMTDFKQEINWGFKGPYLAAAIQILNSFGALFLVYAFRHGRAIVVSPLTNAGAPVITIIISLLLYGVTPHFIILIGMVLAVLALFLLAN, via the coding sequence ATGAAACATAATTCCTGGTTCATTTATGCTTTAGTAACAACTGTTTTTTGGGGGGTATGGGGTGCCTTTATTGAAATTCCGGAAAAAGCGGGATTTCCGGCCACGCTCGGTTACATAACCTGGTCGTTAACCATGATTATTCCCGCAGTAATTGGTATGAAGCTGACAGGCTGGAAATTAGACACTCATAAAAAAGCGGTAACCCATGGTTTGATTATTGGTTTTTCCGGTTCTGTTGGCCAGTTATTATTATTTCAGGCACTCAGAACAGGTCCGGCTTATTTGGTTTTTCCATTTATTTCATTATCCCCGCTAGTAACAATTTTTCTCTCTTTGAAATTCCTGAAAGAAAAAGCTTCATCCAAATCCTGGTTCGGCATTGCATTGGCTATCATTGCCATTCCGCTGCTATCTTACCAGCCACCTGAAACTGGTCAAAGATTTGGTGTATGGTGGATTTTTCTTGCATTATTAGTCTTTTTATTATGGGGTATTCAGGCTTATTTTATGAAAGTTGCCAATAACCATACTACAGCAGAAAGTATTTTCTTTTATATGATGATTTCAGGCATTGGCCTGATTCCCGTAGCTGTATTAATGACAGATTTTAAGCAGGAAATCAATTGGGGATTTAAAGGCCCCTATTTAGCTGCAGCCATTCAAATCTTAAATTCTTTTGGGGCACTTTTTCTAGTGTACGCATTCAGACATGGACGTGCAATTGTGGTAAGCCCTTTAACAAACGCCGGGGCACCTGTTATTACAATCATTATATCACTTTTACTTTATGGGGTAACCCCTCATTTCATAATTCTTATCGGTAT
- a CDS encoding Gfo/Idh/MocA family oxidoreductase — protein sequence MERRKFVKDAALATAAFSIIPSIRLMANADKRVKLALIGVGLRGQSHLDNLLRRNDVEVVAICDIDERMLSMSAELFKKSGKSMPPVFKGDPFAYRKLLELKNIDAVIISTPWEWHTVMIVDSLQAGIKYVGTEVMLGITLDDHWKVVHEAEKQKAHVSMLENACYFRDVLAVLNMVRQGLFGEIIHLQAGYQHDLRGVKFNNGVDPYDSGAEFGEKGFSEAKWRTNHSIHRNGDLYPTHGIGPVATMIDINKGNRFLSLNSFATKSRGLHEYIVKKGGKDHPNANVKFKLGDIVTTQIKCANGETILLQHDTNLPRPYSLGYRVQGTKGLWMQLNHSVYVEDSSPKHQWEDEKKWMEKYDHPLWKKWGSSDIENAAGHGGIDFFVLHGFIESIKRRVAPQMDVYDAAAWSAITPLSEMSIELGNETIDFPDFTNGQWMYRKNSFGITEDF from the coding sequence ATGGAAAGAAGAAAATTTGTAAAGGATGCCGCATTAGCTACTGCAGCTTTTAGTATCATTCCCTCAATACGTTTGATGGCAAATGCTGATAAAAGGGTTAAGCTGGCTTTAATTGGAGTTGGTTTAAGAGGACAAAGCCATTTGGATAATCTGCTTCGCAGAAATGATGTAGAAGTGGTTGCTATATGTGACATAGATGAGAGGATGCTCAGTATGTCAGCAGAGCTATTTAAAAAATCCGGGAAGTCAATGCCCCCGGTGTTCAAAGGTGATCCATTCGCCTACAGAAAACTTCTGGAGCTGAAAAATATTGATGCAGTTATCATTTCTACTCCCTGGGAATGGCATACTGTGATGATTGTTGATAGTTTACAGGCTGGAATAAAGTATGTTGGAACCGAGGTTATGTTGGGCATTACTCTTGATGATCACTGGAAAGTTGTTCATGAAGCTGAAAAGCAGAAAGCTCATGTGTCTATGTTGGAAAATGCCTGTTATTTCAGAGATGTATTGGCCGTACTTAATATGGTAAGACAGGGGCTTTTTGGAGAAATCATTCATTTGCAGGCGGGGTATCAACACGATTTAAGAGGAGTAAAATTCAATAACGGTGTTGATCCTTATGACAGTGGTGCCGAGTTTGGAGAAAAAGGCTTTTCGGAAGCAAAATGGCGAACAAATCATTCCATACACCGCAATGGTGATTTATATCCCACACATGGAATAGGGCCAGTTGCCACAATGATTGATATTAATAAAGGGAATCGTTTTTTATCACTTAATTCTTTTGCAACAAAGTCAAGAGGGCTCCATGAATATATTGTAAAAAAGGGAGGGAAAGATCACCCTAATGCCAATGTAAAATTTAAACTGGGTGATATTGTAACTACTCAAATTAAATGTGCCAATGGGGAAACAATTTTACTGCAACATGATACCAACCTGCCACGGCCTTATTCTCTTGGCTACCGTGTGCAGGGTACAAAGGGGTTGTGGATGCAACTAAACCATTCTGTTTATGTTGAAGATTCATCTCCGAAACACCAATGGGAAGACGAAAAAAAATGGATGGAAAAATACGATCATCCATTATGGAAAAAATGGGGTAGCAGTGATATAGAAAATGCAGCAGGTCATGGGGGAATAGACTTTTTTGTACTTCATGGTTTTATTGAATCAATTAAGCGCCGTGTTGCACCACAAATGGATGTATATGACGCGGCGGCTTGGAGTGCCATAACCCCCCTTAGTGAAATGAGTATAGAACTGGGTAATGAAACCATTGACTTCCCCGATTTTACCAATGGGCAATGGATGTACAGGAAAAACAGTTTTGGGATAACGGAAGATTTCTAA
- a CDS encoding DeoR/GlpR transcriptional regulator, which produces MEKGQGKSTVGRRIKIIESLKLNGQVNVAELSESLGVTVVTVRNDLKQLEKKGVLIRARGGAIKVGQSSSDEDYPLSDKQKKHLVEKIEIGKKAAELIEDSNTIIIDSGSTTFELAKNLKKFRDLTVITNALNVATLLAEYSNVNVIVPGGMLKKNSMSLVGMLAEKGFNDYFCDKLFLGVDGFDLGFGISTPNPEEAHLNQVMIEISKEVIVVADSSKFQKRGFAFIAPVNKIHTVVTDKGITAENKLKLEGMGVKVVIA; this is translated from the coding sequence ATGGAAAAAGGTCAGGGTAAATCTACAGTAGGCCGAAGAATAAAAATAATAGAATCTCTCAAATTAAACGGCCAGGTGAATGTAGCAGAACTAAGTGAATCTTTAGGCGTAACCGTAGTAACTGTAAGAAATGATTTGAAACAGTTGGAAAAAAAAGGCGTGCTTATAAGGGCAAGAGGTGGAGCAATAAAAGTTGGACAAAGCAGTTCGGACGAGGATTACCCATTGTCTGACAAGCAAAAAAAACATCTCGTTGAAAAAATTGAGATCGGGAAAAAAGCGGCTGAATTAATTGAAGACAGCAATACAATCATTATAGATTCAGGATCTACTACTTTTGAGTTGGCAAAAAATCTGAAAAAATTCAGGGATCTTACTGTTATAACCAACGCATTGAATGTAGCCACCCTGCTGGCCGAATATAGCAATGTTAATGTGATTGTTCCGGGTGGAATGTTGAAGAAAAATTCAATGTCGCTGGTAGGTATGCTGGCAGAAAAGGGGTTTAATGATTATTTCTGCGATAAACTGTTTTTAGGTGTAGATGGCTTTGATTTGGGTTTCGGTATCTCAACCCCCAATCCGGAAGAAGCTCATTTAAACCAAGTGATGATTGAAATATCGAAAGAAGTGATTGTAGTGGCGGATTCCAGTAAGTTTCAAAAAAGAGGCTTTGCATTTATTGCTCCAGTAAATAAAATTCATACAGTGGTTACTGATAAAGGCATTACTGCTGAAAACAAATTAAAACTCGAAGGCATGGGCGTTAAGGTTGTAATTGCATAA
- a CDS encoding SusC/RagA family TonB-linked outer membrane protein yields MKSKLHQRVILLTCFLLAFLVNLQAQRQTVSGIVFSESEKTPLAGVSVTVQGAATGTVTDEKGKYSISVSSGNVIIVFSFTGYISQTVNVNNRSTIDITLTRSDGQLAEVVVTAVGIERQKKSLGYSAQTVKGDELLKAREINVANSLQGKVAGVFVSPSSTGPGGSTYINIRGASSFTGNNQPLYVVDGVPIDNQTLGAPDLYNSKGQSRDYGDGIGNILADDIASVTVLKGPNAAALYGARGATGVILITTKKGSAGKKIGVDYTINATFEKPNVLPKRQNAYGPGYDDVIDYWYDATVGGQPVKVLPNWIPDMWGAKFDGRAVTIEQWPDAGVLKYSGAGDDNVSKFYRTGSTLSNTLAVSGSNDKANFRLSLNDLRNKGIYPTSKLDRQTINLKAGFNATDKLYVEGKINYIRQHGENRPGSGLDINTISMSLNRIPAFVSLDLLKNYKTADGQSNNWTDGRPFNPYWILYEMPGQDSRDRIIGYVLARYKFNNWLTLRARTGTDFYTDIRNSHIGVNTPTGFSNLRRGQVNNSEAHIKEENSDVLLTADGKLTNQFTGSFSVGANHLNRREEYMFAQGNNLNIDGIYNLANAGLVVASTYLERKQINSAYFTGQLGYKNYLFLDVSGRNDWSSTLGVNNYSFFYPSVSTSFAFTDAFSFNPKILSFGKLRVSYAQAGNDASPYRTKIGYYLYPGSFNGQQYAGIQGDIPLLDLKNELTGSVEVGTELRFLNNRIGLDLTYYNSSTKNQIVGINIPQATGFNSKLINAGEIRNQGIEILLTGTPVKTKNITWDVTLNLSRNRSKVISLAPGIDALTLTSTGEMSIEARPGLPYGNIVGYAFKRNPDGDKWLDDDGRYQQEDSVSVLGNIQPDFIGGLNNSFSYKGFTISVLVDFRKGGKIFSYSKQQQWSNGTGKTTENGENLISDGVILNSTTGKFEKSTKVVGRMNYYTSMSWGNIAEAFVLPADYAALREISVGYDVGTILKKSIFRTAKLSIVGRNLLYIYRNPELKLMGANPEGAYGPSTVAQGFETTGIPSTRSVGINLSFSF; encoded by the coding sequence ATGAAATCAAAACTGCACCAAAGGGTAATACTGCTTACCTGTTTTTTACTTGCTTTTCTTGTTAATCTCCAGGCGCAACGCCAAACTGTTTCTGGTATTGTATTTTCTGAGAGTGAAAAAACCCCATTAGCCGGAGTTAGTGTTACCGTACAAGGGGCAGCTACTGGTACTGTTACAGATGAAAAAGGGAAATACAGCATATCAGTATCTTCTGGAAATGTAATAATCGTTTTTTCTTTCACGGGTTATATTTCCCAAACGGTGAATGTAAATAACAGATCCACTATTGATATTACCCTGACAAGGAGCGATGGTCAACTTGCCGAAGTAGTTGTTACAGCGGTTGGTATTGAAAGACAAAAAAAATCGCTTGGTTATTCAGCACAAACAGTAAAAGGTGATGAACTGTTAAAAGCAAGAGAAATAAATGTAGCAAATTCACTGCAGGGCAAAGTAGCTGGTGTGTTTGTTAGTCCATCCTCCACCGGCCCGGGGGGATCAACTTATATTAATATACGGGGCGCCAGTTCATTTACCGGTAATAACCAACCTTTATATGTTGTAGATGGAGTACCAATTGACAACCAAACCCTGGGAGCTCCGGATTTATATAACAGTAAGGGGCAAAGCCGGGATTATGGAGACGGTATTGGTAATATACTGGCTGATGATATTGCATCGGTAACAGTTTTAAAGGGCCCCAATGCTGCTGCATTGTATGGAGCCCGTGGCGCAACCGGTGTTATTTTAATTACCACAAAAAAGGGAAGTGCCGGTAAAAAAATTGGTGTTGACTACACAATAAACGCAACGTTCGAAAAACCGAATGTTTTACCAAAACGTCAGAATGCGTATGGCCCTGGTTATGATGATGTAATTGATTATTGGTATGATGCCACAGTCGGGGGACAGCCGGTTAAAGTGCTTCCAAACTGGATACCTGATATGTGGGGAGCAAAATTTGACGGAAGGGCCGTTACAATTGAACAATGGCCTGATGCGGGAGTATTAAAGTATAGTGGCGCTGGCGATGATAATGTAAGCAAGTTTTACCGTACAGGCAGCACCTTGAGCAACACTCTTGCTGTTTCAGGAAGTAATGATAAAGCCAATTTCAGATTATCATTGAATGATCTGAGAAATAAAGGAATTTATCCTACATCCAAATTAGACCGCCAAACGATTAATTTAAAAGCTGGTTTTAATGCAACAGATAAATTATATGTAGAAGGTAAAATAAACTATATACGGCAACACGGCGAAAACAGGCCTGGCAGCGGTCTTGATATTAACACGATTTCTATGTCATTAAACAGGATCCCTGCATTTGTTAGTTTGGATTTGCTTAAAAATTACAAAACTGCTGATGGGCAATCCAACAACTGGACTGACGGAAGGCCCTTTAACCCATACTGGATTCTTTATGAAATGCCAGGGCAGGATAGCAGGGATCGTATTATAGGATATGTTTTGGCACGATATAAATTCAATAACTGGCTTACTTTGCGGGCAAGGACTGGAACCGATTTTTATACTGATATCAGGAATTCGCATATTGGTGTAAATACACCCACTGGTTTCAGCAATCTTCGCCGTGGCCAGGTAAATAACTCAGAGGCACATATTAAAGAGGAGAACAGCGATGTACTGCTTACAGCAGATGGGAAGCTTACCAATCAGTTTACAGGATCTTTTTCTGTTGGTGCCAACCACTTGAACAGAAGAGAAGAATATATGTTTGCCCAGGGAAATAACCTGAACATTGATGGTATTTATAACCTTGCCAATGCAGGTCTTGTTGTAGCCTCCACTTATCTGGAAAGAAAGCAGATAAATTCAGCCTATTTTACAGGTCAGTTAGGATATAAGAATTATCTTTTTCTTGATGTTTCAGGCAGAAATGACTGGTCTTCTACTCTTGGTGTAAATAATTACTCTTTTTTCTATCCTTCAGTCAGTACAAGTTTTGCTTTTACAGATGCCTTTAGTTTCAATCCAAAGATTTTATCTTTTGGTAAACTCAGGGTATCTTATGCACAGGCTGGAAATGATGCAAGTCCTTACCGAACTAAAATTGGCTATTACCTTTACCCAGGAAGTTTTAACGGACAGCAATACGCCGGTATTCAGGGCGACATCCCGCTCTTAGATCTTAAGAACGAACTGACAGGTTCTGTTGAGGTTGGAACTGAATTAAGGTTTTTGAATAACAGGATTGGTCTTGATTTAACTTATTATAATTCATCAACCAAAAATCAGATTGTAGGTATTAATATTCCACAGGCAACAGGATTCAATTCCAAACTGATTAATGCTGGTGAGATAAGGAACCAGGGGATAGAAATCCTCCTGACCGGCACACCTGTTAAAACAAAAAACATTACCTGGGATGTTACGTTGAATTTATCCAGGAACAGATCAAAAGTAATTTCTCTTGCGCCGGGTATTGATGCGCTTACACTAACGAGTACTGGTGAAATGAGTATTGAAGCCAGGCCAGGCCTGCCCTATGGAAACATTGTAGGCTATGCTTTTAAAAGGAATCCGGATGGAGATAAATGGTTAGATGACGATGGAAGATATCAACAGGAAGACAGCGTATCTGTTCTAGGCAATATTCAGCCCGATTTTATAGGTGGATTGAACAATAGTTTTTCTTATAAAGGATTTACAATAAGTGTACTGGTTGATTTTAGAAAAGGAGGTAAAATATTTTCTTATTCTAAACAACAGCAATGGAGTAATGGAACAGGAAAAACTACCGAAAATGGAGAGAACCTGATATCAGACGGGGTTATCCTGAATTCAACTACTGGCAAATTTGAAAAGAGTACTAAGGTTGTTGGCAGAATGAATTATTATACCAGCATGAGTTGGGGAAATATTGCAGAAGCTTTTGTACTTCCTGCAGACTATGCAGCCCTTCGGGAAATATCAGTGGGATACGATGTAGGTACTATTTTAAAGAAAAGTATTTTTCGCACAGCAAAATTATCCATCGTGGGAAGAAACCTCTTATACATCTATAGAAACCCTGAGCTTAAACTAATGGGTGCAAATCCTGAAGGCGCTTATGGCCCCAGCACTGTTGCCCAGGGATTTGAAACTACAGGAATACCATCCACAAGGAGTGTAGGTATTAATTTATCATTTTCTTTCTAA